One window of Patescibacteria group bacterium genomic DNA carries:
- the gatC gene encoding Asp-tRNA(Asn)/Glu-tRNA(Gln) amidotransferase subunit GatC translates to MKLTKSEVEKIAKLSRLELSKDEKELYASQLSKVLDYVEKLNEVNTDNVEITAQVTGLENVYREDKIDQCDFQKELVKQAAEWEDDLIKTKSVF, encoded by the coding sequence ATGAAGTTAACCAAGTCAGAGGTAGAAAAAATAGCTAAACTATCACGCCTTGAATTAAGCAAGGATGAAAAGGAGTTGTATGCCAGCCAACTTTCTAAGGTTTTGGATTACGTGGAAAAATTAAATGAAGTTAATACTGACAATGTGGAAATTACTGCGCAAGTGACAGGCTTAGAAAATGTTTATCGTGAAGATAAGATTGACCAGTGTGATTTTCAAAAAGAATTGGTTAAGCAGGCGGCGGAATGGGAGGATGACCTAATTAAGACAAAAAGTGTGTTTTGA